In Paenibacillus durus, the DNA window CTGCTGTCGCCGTTGTTCTAGGGGTGATTGGTCCGGTCGCGAACCACTCGGGGACCCCAACCGGACAAGGATTTTTACCGGGGGCTAAATGTTCATGGTAAATATATTAAGCTTGGATACTTATCGGAGTACAGCTCAATAGAAGTAATATTTGAATCGGTCAGCCGGTAATCGTCCAGTGTATTGAAAGCAGCGTTTGTCTCAATCATTGTTATTACTTTTGACACTGTTTCCGAATCACTAATCTTCTTCCCGTTCTCATTAAACTCTACGGCGGTTGGGCTAAACTCTTTCAGGCTGATTTCGGGAACATTCAATCCTTTATATATAAAAGCAAAAGCCAGCTCATCGTCTTGAACTGCCAGCCACTTGCCGCTTTCCATATCCGGTATTTCGTAAAATGAAGTTCTGGTCTCTCCGTCTGCTCCTATTTTCCTGCCATGGGTTTCGGTCTTCAGATGCTGCGAATAATTCTTGTATGTTCTTCCGTTATACTGGAGAATATTGCCGTCATCCGAAATATGTACTCTTCCCCATGACTTATGCGCATTCGTAATCTGCTGATGTACCAGATCATTAACTGTAGCCAATACAATATATTCTGACAAAAACAGGCACTCAAAAATGTGAAGAATATCTCTTAACAAAGAATCCAACCCGAATCAATCAGCGCACTCCATCCTTTGTTCTTCATAAATTCCACATACATTTTTTATACAATGAGCCGGATAAGTTAAATCTATCTCTATTGGGGGAGTATCAAAAAATGAGCATGACGCATTACATGTCCTTGCTTGCGGACAATCAGCCATGGAATTTGATTATATTCATGGCCATTCCCGTGATCTTTGCCGAAACGATCACTGTAACCGAATTCTTTATCCTCTTTGGCAAAAACACGCAGGGCGGACTGAGAAGCTTTAACCGCATTTGCAGCATTCTCGCAGGACTGTATTTCACAGGAATCTTTCTCTACTTGTTCCCCACCGCGTTTATTCCTTTAACCGTAAATGGAGAATGGCACACTTGGGTGGACGTTGTCGCTGTAGGATTTTACCTGAGCGGTGTATTCTTCTTACTGCCCCTCGCCCTTCTTGATCTTGGTCTAATCGCCCGCAACCGTTCCTCAGAAGGAAAATTGAAGCTTCACTTTATCCTCGTCAGCGGATTTCTCGTTGTGGCCCATATTGCGATGATATTTGGTATGGTCAACCCGGAAATCATGGGGGGAATGGCTGGTATGAATCATTAATCAAAAGACAAACAAGACTT includes these proteins:
- a CDS encoding DUF6803 family protein — its product is MSMTHYMSLLADNQPWNLIIFMAIPVIFAETITVTEFFILFGKNTQGGLRSFNRICSILAGLYFTGIFLYLFPTAFIPLTVNGEWHTWVDVVAVGFYLSGVFFLLPLALLDLGLIARNRSSEGKLKLHFILVSGFLVVAHIAMIFGMVNPEIMGGMAGMNH